The proteins below come from a single Gordonia pseudamarae genomic window:
- a CDS encoding N5-glutamine methyltransferase family protein: MTAPRVRVSDEIAWATSQLAEVGVASPRADAEWLMCYVLRIDRGRLLIADDLSDDQAWSYRDLVARRRTRVPLQHLIGTAAFGPVDLAVGPGVFVPRPETEWLLEWAVAALTEVAHPVVVDLCSGSGALGIAVATLVPTARVLAVEKSADSWQWLNRNITACDVASRCRAVCADVTDAGATVAALAAVAGSGPGSRGAAPVADLVVSNPPYVPEGTGVAPEVGADPHAAVFAGDDGMSVITPMLALVGRLLRPGGRAGIEHDESTSARVLAAAAATGLFTEVAGHDDLTGRPRFVTMRRSR; this comes from the coding sequence ATGACGGCCCCGCGAGTGCGCGTCAGCGACGAGATCGCATGGGCGACAAGTCAACTTGCCGAAGTCGGGGTGGCCTCGCCCCGTGCCGACGCCGAATGGTTGATGTGTTATGTGCTGCGCATCGATCGCGGGCGGCTCCTGATCGCCGACGATCTGTCCGACGACCAGGCGTGGTCCTACCGCGACCTCGTCGCCCGGCGCCGGACCCGGGTCCCGCTGCAGCACCTGATCGGCACCGCGGCGTTCGGCCCGGTTGATCTGGCGGTCGGTCCGGGCGTTTTCGTTCCGCGACCGGAGACCGAATGGCTGCTCGAGTGGGCTGTTGCCGCGCTGACCGAGGTGGCGCATCCGGTCGTGGTCGATCTGTGCAGCGGCAGCGGGGCGCTCGGCATCGCTGTCGCGACACTGGTGCCCACGGCCCGGGTGTTGGCCGTCGAGAAGTCCGCTGACTCCTGGCAGTGGCTCAACCGCAACATCACCGCCTGCGATGTGGCCTCGCGTTGCCGGGCCGTGTGTGCCGACGTGACCGATGCGGGCGCCACGGTCGCGGCCCTGGCGGCCGTGGCCGGTAGCGGCCCCGGATCGCGTGGCGCGGCACCGGTCGCCGATCTCGTGGTGAGCAATCCACCGTATGTCCCCGAGGGCACCGGCGTCGCACCGGAGGTCGGTGCGGACCCGCACGCCGCGGTGTTCGCCGGCGACGACGGTATGTCGGTGATCACCCCGATGCTCGCGCTGGTGGGCCGGCTCCTGCGGCCGGGTGGCCGCGCGGGAATCGAGCACGACGAGAGCACGTCCGCCCGGGTGCTCGCGGCCGCGGCCGCCACCGGGCTGTTTACCGAGGTCGCCGGCCACGACGATCTGACCGGACGGCCACGATTCGTGACGATGCGCCGGTCGCGGTGA